The nucleotide sequence CGTTCAATTTAGTGCCCACTTTCACCTCATACTAAAAGTCTTGGTTCGAGCATTTTTTTATCATTATACTTCAGAAGTTCTGCGACAACGTATTTTTAACCTGCCAAATCATCTTTCTCAGGCCGCCATTTGGCGGCCTAGCCTCTTGATTTAAAAGTCAGAATCTTTTGCAATCAAATTAACCGCTATTTTTCTCGGTCAAAATAAACATTCCAAACGGATGAATTTCCAGATAGTAATTATCGCCAACATCGGGTTGCAATTGGGTGGCGTTAATCTGTAACAACAGAGTTTGTCCTTGCCAATCGACTGTGACTTCATATTGTGGCCCCATGTAAGCCACATGGCTGATGGTACAGCGTTGGCTAATATTTCCATTACGGCTCAGGGTGATAGCTTCCGGTCTGACGCCTACCGTTACCGATTGCCGGTTGGTGGTGAAGTTGGCTGGTCGTGGCAGGCGATATTGGAAAATCTCAACATAATCAGTAGCCAAAGTCGCCGGGAAGATATTGGCATCTCCCATAAAACTTGCCATAAATTCAGACGCCGGTTGGCGATAGAGTGTTTGTGGCGTGCCGATTTGCATGATTTTACCTTTATTCATCACCAGTACCGCATCGGAAACTGCAAATGCCTCACTTTGATCATGAGTAACGTATAGCGAGGTGATATTAAATTGCTGCTGTAATTCGCGGATTTTCTCGCGCATACTGCGGCGCAGATTGGCATCAAGGTTACTCAGCGGTTCATCGAAAAGTAACACTTTAGGTTTGAGGATCAGTGCGCGAGCGAGGGCAACACGCTGTTGTTGACCACCGGAGATTTGGTCTACGTAACGATCTTCAAAGCCGCCTAAATCCACCAGCTCCAGCGCCTCTTTAACCCGTTCGCGTATTTCTGCTTTAGGCTGCCCTAGCATTTTCAGCCCGTAGCCAATATTTTCCCCCAGTGACATATGCGGGAATAGAGCATAGGACTGAAATACCATGCAGATATCTCGTTGCTGAATAGAGCGATCTGTGACGTCTTCACCGTCAATGAAAATTTTACCTGCGCTAGGTTTCTCCAGCCCGGCAACCAGACGTAATACGGTGGTTTTACCGCAGCCGGATGGTCCTAACAGCGTGACCATATGTCCCTGCGGAATAGAGAGTTCCAGATTATCGATCACGGTGTTGTTACCGAACCGTTTGGTTACATTTTTCAGTTCGACAAAATTTTGTTGTGTCATGTTGTCACTCCGTGATTACTGTGTATTTTTGGCTTTGGAACGAGAGATCCGCGCTTCGCCAATCAGGTAGTCAAATAAGAAAATAATGGCCAGCATAACCACAATCAGGATCGAGCCATAAGCGATAGCTACTCCGTATTCTCCATCTTCCACTCGATTCAAAATATAAGCGGTTGCTACGCGGGTGTCGGGTGTGACCAGGAAGACAATCGCGCTGACGGTGGTAATCGCACGAACAAAGCTGTAGATCAGTGCAGATAAAATCGCCGGGCGCAGTAAGGGTAACAGAACATGAAGGATGGTTTTCATCGATCCGGCGCGCAGGCTGAGTGAAGCTTCATCCAGTGATTTATCAATTTGTCCAAGACCGGCAATCCCTGCCCTGATACCTACCGGCACATTGCGCATGGTCATGGAGATAATGACGATTGCCGCCGTTCCGGTGAGATAAAAAGGTGAATCGTTGAAGGCTAGAATGTAGGAAACCCCAGCGACGGTACCCGGTACGGCAAAGCACAGCATAGTGGTGAATTCGATGGTTTTTTTACCGCGAAATTCCTGGCGTACAACAATGTAAGCAATCAACAGACCGAGGATCGCAGTAATGGGGGCAGCGATACCGGCGTAGAGTAGGGTATCCAGTAATGATGGCCATGCGCCATCGTGCATACCTTGACCAAATAGTTTGATGAAGTTATCTAAGGTCAGGGTGTAATCCACTCCCCAGTTGACGGTGAAACTGCCGTAGAAGATGCTGCCGTATAACAAAATGTTGAACACAACCCAGATAAATAGGATGGCACAGACTCCCCAAACCAGTGACGTTGGCAACGGTTGTACATCACCACGGTAGGATTTGCCGGAAACCGTGACGTAGGAACGTTTACCAATCCACAGATATTGCACGCAGAAGACCAGCAGCGAGAAAACCAGCAGCGAAGCGCCGAGAGTACTGGCGGCTTGATAGTCGAGTTGAGAACCGGTGATATAGAAATAGATCTGGGTCGCCAGTACGTCAAAGCTACCGCCCAGTACCAATGGGTTACTGAAATCAGCCAGCGACTGGACAATGACAATCAGGAAAGCGTTCGCCAGTGCCGGTTTCAACAGCGGAATAAAAACATTGAAGAACGTCTGATAGCGATTGGCACGCAGAGTATAAGCCGCTTCTTCCAATGAGGGATGGATGGTTTTGATTGCGCCATCAAGGATCATAAATGCCATTGGCGTAAAGGCTAGCACTTGCGCCAGCCAGATGCCGGTAAAGCCATACAGCCAGTTGGTGTTGGTTAGGCCAAACCAGGTTGCCATAAATTCAGTGATATAACCGGAACGGCCCATCATCAGGGTGACGCCTAAACCGACCACAAACGGCGGCGTGACGATGGGTAAGATGGAGAATACTCGGCCAATAATGGCGGAGCGGCGGGCGATTCTGGCGGTATAAATTGCCAGTACCAACCCGAAGAAGGTGCAACCTGCGCCAACCGCCAGCGAAAGTAGAACAGAGTTGATGATAACCTGAATAATATGTGCTTGCCCTAGGATCGATATAAAAGCAAATGGGGCAAACTGACCGGCATCATCCGTAAACATCGGAATAAAGATGGCAATACTCGGATAAAGGATAAATAGGCCGATGAGGGCAATAACTGCGACTAATGAACCGATAACAAAACTATCACCACCTAGCCATTCAAGGCGAGACAGGGCTAGAGTAATCATCGCGCCCAGTGAGATAAACAGGAAAATCGTAGCGTAGCCCAGCCCACGACCGATAATGGCCGCGCTAATAACCACAAATAGCGCGCATAGTAAGGCATAACCCGCGTCAAAATAGTGGCGGTAAGGTTGATTGCGGTTTGCTGGTGTGAGTGGACGTAATAGCAGCGCTGAAGGCAGCAGGAACCACAGTAAGCTGATGTTTAATCCGTTCCAGCCGTAGGCGGCGAGCAGTTCATCTTGAGTAGATTCAAAAAGGCCGTAGTCCAGGCTCCATGATGGCAGAAGCGCGAAGGCCAACCACATTAGGGCAATCCACCAGAACACGGCATCCTGCTTTTGTCTGAATGCGTGAGACATAATTTCCTTCCATTTTATTATTGTGTGGTAGCAGCAGTAAGAAGCTATCCATTGGTGCGGGAACATAAAGTAGCCTGACGGATAGCTTCTAAGGGCGGAGGTGATCCGCCCTTGACTGACTTTATTTCGCCATTTTCACTTCTGTCACCCATTTGGTAATTAACTCTTTGCGTACATCATTGGCACCATATTTATCCATGTCGTAATTGATCAGTTTTAGATCGGATAATTTAAGCGCCAAAGGAGAAGCTTTTGCCGTGGTATTGGTCAGGATCTGATAAGCTTTCCCTTTCTTCCAACTCAATTCTTGTGCTTCTTTGGATAACACCCAGTCAACAAACCGTTTGGCGTTGTCCATGTTGCGGGCATTTTTGATGATACTTACGCCGCCGATTTCATAACCGGTGCTTTCACATGGCGCGATAAGTTTCAGTGGTGCGCCATTTTCTACTTCTAATGAGTAATCATGCAGGAAACCGATACCAATCGCAGATTCGCCACGGGCGGCATTTCGGGCTGGGGCAATACCGGATTTGGTGTACTGAGAAATATTGGTATTGAGTTTTTTCAGATAATCAAATGCCTGATCTTTGCCCCATAATTGAACAAAGGTTGCCAACGCGGTGTAAGCGGTGCCTGAACTTTGAGGATCGGCAATCTGAATTTCGCCTTTATATATCGGTTTGGTGAGATCTTTCCAGCAGGTTGGAATCGGCAGATTTTTCTCTTTTAGACGTTCAGTGTTGACGCCATAACCAAGAATACCGACGTAAACGGCGGAGCTGTAGTTGCCTTTGCGTTTAGCCGGGTCGCGGAACTGCGGCATGATTTGTGTCAGATTAGGGGATTTATAAGGTTCTAGCAGATCCATCTCTCCCGCTTGAGATTGTGGGTCCAGAGTCCCGCCGTACCAGACATCTGCTTGTGGATTGCGTTTTTCGGCTTCAATTTTTGCCAGAGTACTGCCTGAACCATTACGGACAAAAGTGGTTTTTACATTATATTTTTCACCGAATGCTCTGGTTTCAGTTTCACACAAGGCGTTAGTGGCGCTGCAATAAACGATCAAACGTCCGGCGGCTTGAGCGCTATTGGTAAATGCAGCAACGACCAGACCGGCTGCGATAAGTGTAGAGAGAGGTTTCAGTTTCATCATTTTATCCTTATATTCAAAACTGCTTATTATTGGAAAGTCGCGATGCTACTCCATGTTCCCTTTTACTCACGTCTGCCATTAACATTGGCATCAACAGCAAACCCATCATGGCGGCTGCGGCGGTGAGTAGGGCAAACATCCCGGACCAGCCGTAGTGGGCAACCACCTGACTTAGCGGCCAGCCTGCGATTGCTGCGCCCAAATAGGCGTACAATCCTAGATAACCCGTGACGGTGCCGGCGGCTTGTTTATGGCAATATTCTGTTGCAGCCAGCCCAATCAGCATTTGCGGGCCAAATACAAAAAAACCGATACTGAAAAAACAGACTGCCAACAGCGTGTAGTGATGAATGGGAGTGAGCCACAATGCGGTGACAGCCATAAATAGCCCAAGAGCAAACAGCAGAATCATTGGGGCGCGTTGGCCGCGGAACAGTAAATCAGATCCCCAACCGGAAAATAGCGCACCGGTTAAACCACCGAGTTCAAACAGTGAGAGCGTCGCATTAGCGCTGAGCAGATTGGCACCATGTGTTTCTGACAACCACAGGTTTCCCCAATCGTTAATCGCCATTCTGATGAGATAAACCAGAATGTAGGAGCATCCTAGCAACCAGATAGTTCTGTTAGTTAAGATGGTATCCCGCAGTATCTGCATCATCGGCATGGGGTGCGATAGCTGTTCATGTCGAAGCTCCAGTGAATCCTGTCGCCACTGTCCTACACTGGGCAAACCGTGCTGTTGTGGGGTGCCACATAACTGATAGCAAAGCCAGATGCCTAATAAAATGCCGATAATTCCCGGCATCATCAGCGCTGTTTGCCAGCTATAAGTTGTCGCCAGAAAAGCGGACAGCATTGGGACAGTAATGCCAACAATATTGATGGAGATATTCCAGTATCCCCACCAGAAGCCGCGCTCATTGCGGGAGTACCAGTGTGTCAGCAATCTGGCGCAGGGGGGCCATCCCCAGCCCTGAAAGAAGCCGTTCAGTGTCCAAATGATCAGCAGGGCAGAAAATGATGAACAGAAAGCGAAGATAATGTTTAACACACCTGTCATCACTAATCCGGCACCCATAAACCAGCGATAGCCGGTGCGATCATGAAATACACCGGAAATAAATTTTGAGCTGCCGTAAGCCAGATAGAACAGAGTGGTTATCCAGCCAATGTGTCCTTTATCCAGTCCCAGTTCCAACTGCATAACCGGCATGACAAAGTTGAAGCTTTTTCGCGTCAGATAAAATGCGGCATAGCCAATGATCATGGAAATCAGCAAACGGCTGCGCCAGCGGCGATAGTGTTGTGAAATCTGTTCCTGACTGGTGGCTTGCATACCCGGCTCCTCCATGAGAAGGAAATATAAAGAAAGGTTGATGAAAATGGATGGGATAAGGTTTTAGGCAACTAGGAATCATTCTTAGTTATGCCTGATTTTCATCAGAATTTGTGGGCAGCTTAACAATTATACGCGTGCCGTTATCATTGCTTAACTGCCAATCGCCACCTAACGCACGGATACGTTCTTCAATACCTTGGAGGCCAAATCCACCTTTTCTTTTATCTTCTGTAATGCCGATGCCGTTATCACTGATTCTGAGTTCAATCACATCCCGGTGCTGTCGCAGGATGATAGCGATTCGAGTCGCTTTGGCATGTTTGCTGATATTGTTCAGTAACTCCTGAACCAGACGGTAAAGGGTAAAAACCACCGTTTCATTGGTTGGATTTTGCGGAAGCTGGTAATTCAACTGGCAATCAATATCTCGTTCTTTAAATGCCAATTCATGGATCAGATGGTGAAGTGCTTTTTCTAAGGACATCTCTTCCAGAACCGGCGGGCGCAATTGGCGTAATAATTGACGGGTGGATTGATGAATTTGTTGGGCCAGGTTATTGATCTGTTCTGCGATCATTTCTGTTGCCGGGGTGGTGGCGGTACGTTTTATCAGCGTTGCCTGAATTTGAATGGCAGTAATATTCTGACCAATTTCATCATGTAACTCACGGGCAATACTTTTACAAACGTCTTCTTCTGTGTGAACCAGTTTCTTCATCAGATTATGGCGGGCAGTTAACTCCTGCTCTAAGAGTTCACGGTAACGTTGTAAATTTTCAGCGAGCTGTTGTTGACGGCTGATGGCTATCCCCAGACCTATGCCTAATAAAGCCTGAATAGTCAGGAACATTTCCAGCTCACCTAAATCGTTAAAAGCGCCACTGAATTGTCGAGCTGATGTGATCATTAGGCTCCCGAGTAAAGCCGCCAGTACGCCGCCTTGCCAGCCGTAGCGGTAGGCCATAAAGACATTAGGGATAAATATGAGAATCACCAAAAGGCTTTCAATTTCTGGTGACATAAAGATCTGGGCGCTCAATCCTAGCAAGCAGAATAGGCAACACCACATCAACAACGAAGGGCGTAACTGCGGATCAGGGTCACTCGGTTGCAACATATTTTTTAGATGTTGCTGACGTAGATATTCATAGATCAGATAAACAAAAGGTGACAATAAAACGCCACCGGTTAACGAGGTGAGAAACAGGTGGCTGGCACCGGCAGTCAGCGTAAATCCTAGACAAATAGCCTGCAATACGCTATTGGCGGCGACGCCAGCCAGCAGAATTGAGAGTCGTTGCCAATATAGGGGATAGCGCCACCAAAATTGTTGCACGATAAAGGTGGGTATTAGGCTGAGAAAGGGGGATAACAGAATGATATTGTGAGTAATAAGTTGTTCGCTGCTAAGCCATAGCAAAATGGTAATCTCAGTGGCTAACAAGGTGGGTAAGTAACGACGCCCCAGTAGGATAAACAGCGCTAGCCGCAACCCTTGTGGCAGAAGTAGTGCAGCTTGTTGCCCATTGTCATTCAGGTAGAAGCTGATGGTCCACAGAGCAAGCCAGCTCAGCGAATAAAAAATCAGCAGAAAGAGTGATAACAGGCCAAATCGTGATCCTCTGTTCATGGATTCCCCATGAGAATCTGGTGTTGCAGAGCGTAATGGACCAGATCAATGGTGCTATCGCACTGGAGTTTGCTGAGAATATTGGCACGATGCACATGAACCGTTTTATGACTGAGATAGAGTTGTTCTGCGATAGTTTTAACATTAATGCCATTGATCAGCAGATCAAATATTTCCCGTTCTCTGGGGGTTAGGACTTGCAGTGCTGTAACCTTCTGTGATGTTTGACGCAGTGCTTTTAGTGCATCGGCACACAAATAGCACCCGCCTTGATGTACGGAACGTACTGCCTGTACTAATTCTTCTGGGCCACATCGTTTGGTGAGGTAGCCGCAGGCACCGGCATCCAGCGCACTTTGAACAAATGCTGTGGTGTCATAAATGCTGAGAATAATAGTGCGGAAATCAGGCCGTTTTTGCCGTAACCGGGTGAGCAGGTGCAAACCACTTTCATCCGGCATAGCGATATCCATCACGGCAACATCAATCGGGTTTCTGAGTAAACCCGACCAGGCTTCTTTGGCATTGGCGTATTGCCCGACGATTTCAAGATCATTCTCAAGCGTGAGTAATTGGGCAAAACCGGAACGGACGACTACGTGGTCGTCAATAAGTGCAACTTTAATCATGATTTTTTAATGAATAATGGTAAATGCAATAAGTTGCATGATGTGCAGGAAAAGGCAGGTTGTGCAAATTAATCAACTAAATCTGCAAGAAAGCTAACAGATTTAGTGAGTTGATGGATGACTAAGTCGATGGAGGGAAAGGATTGTTTGTTAACTATGCGTTTATGAGCCATCTTTATGCTCTGAGTACTGGCGTGGCGAAAGCCAGAAAAATGGGGATTAGCAAAAATCGCCGTAAACCCTCCATTAGGGCTAGGATTTACGGGGCAATTGTTAAAAAAAGCCTTTTTTATCTATCAGTGTGGTTTTAAAAGCTGGAAAAGAGGCCAGGCTAACCACGAAAAAACAGGTAAAAACGTTAATCATCAAAAGTAAAAAGAATTGATTAAGGATTTTTAAAAGCGGGTAAAAAGTCCTATGTCATGCTGACATTGGAAGAGAAAACATCAGAAAAAACAGGTTTTAAATTGATTAAATAAGGTGGAAAAAATGACAGCATTAACAGCATTAACAGCATTAACAGCATTAACAGCATTAACAGCATTAACAGCATTAACAGTATTAACAGTATTAACAGTATTAAACCAATTTTCTTAAATAAAAGATTTTGCCTGACTGCAACAAGTTTACGAAAAATCAGAGACAAAACCGAGCGGCCTTTAGATTAACCCCAGAAAAGCAAGAATGTTTAGTAATATTAAAAATGATTAAAGAAATTTGTGTTAATCTTAATTTCGTTAGCAGTTCTGCCACCCTCACTGGTTTTAAACCTAAAAAATCAAATACAGAAAAAGAGAAACGAGAAACGAGAAAACCTAAATATCAGTTTAATGAAAACAAGGAGGTTAAATACGATTCAGAAAATGTAAAAGCTATTAAACTTACCACAATTAAGCAATAAAAACCGTTCGTCATAACAGGTTTCCAATTAAAAATAAGCACCCCATCAGAATGAAAACTACAGTACAATCTTATCATATTTTTAACATTACTTTTTTAACTTACATTTCCCTTTTACCGGTGATTAATCAACTAAGGGTTAAAAAATAGGTAGACCATTGATGCCAATTTTTTAAAAAACATAAAGTGACTAAAAACAACCTATTCTCTGCTATGTTTAATCCATTTATCGGTAAATCGGTAATACTATCCTCCACTTATTTTACATTTACCTAACCAGTCATGACTATTTAAAAAGACAAACAGAGAAATTAATCACTTTATTAAACAGACTGATTTAACCAAGAAAATCAAAATTTTCAGTAGCGTAATTAATGACATTTAGTCGAAATTCACTAACCATTAACCGAGAGTTGAAAAGTAATAATCACGTAAAATAACATTAATAGAATAGATTGACATTAAAGTATTTTTTCACCATCGTTTTACGAAAAAATCAATAAAAATGCGATTAAAGAAGAGATAAAACGATTAATTTAGCTGGATTTAAGCGCTGAAAAGGCGTTATCCTAAAAAACATTAATGGTATCTCTATACTAGAAAACTATTTATTAGTGATTTAATAAAGAAAAAACAAAAGGTGATAATTTATAAAAGCTCGCAGAATTGCCAGTAAAACAATATTGGTAAAAAAATATTGGTAAAACAACATCGGTAAAACAGTGCCAGTCAAAATAAATCGGATATGATTAACGTTCGTTTAAACGTAAAACCACGATATACCCGTCATCTTTCAAGTTGCCTCTTTGTTGGCTGCACTCGTTCACCCCGGTCACATCGTTATCTATGCTCCCAGGGATTCTCTCCCTTGCCGTCGCGATGCATCTTGAAATCCATAGGGTATATATCATAATGTTTAAATTTAGCAAAAAGCTAATATCCAAAAGATAAAAAAAGATTAAAACCAGATATCGATTAAAATCATAGGTTAAAAAAATAACTTTTAATCACAGTTTAAAACCGGCTCCGGTTTTATGGGTATTCCAATTAAAGGCTTTAGCATTTGATAGTTATGACCGTACCTTTAATCGACAAACGCCAGTCGGGCAACCACAATTAACAAAATGTCCCTCCAGCGCGACAGGTGTTCCTTGTATATTGAACAAGTTAGAACCTTCCACAATCGCGCCGGTTTGTTTACAGGCGGGACAAAACACCGGGTCACCTTTACAGGCAACCGATAGTTGTTGGTTTACCAAATCGGAACCCTTTAAAACCTCACCTCCGGTTGTTGTGGTATCACCTTTAAGGATAATTTTTTTTCCTTCCACTACACTGCGCATTATTTACTCCGTTGTATTTTCCGTTTCTCGTATTAAATGCCAGACGGTTGTCCCCGGTTCTGCACCTTCAGCATCAAAAGCCATCGCACCCTGAGCAAAGAAGTACTGTTTGTCAGGCAGGCTGTCGGTTTGCCAGATCCCGCTGACCAGTGCCGGATGGTCACCTCTCAAAGGGGTCACTTGTAGCGGTCCCCGGTCATAACGGGCATACCAGGCCAGGGTGGAAGTTGAATTAAAATGACCAGCACCGTAAAAATGCAGGGAATCACCTTCTCTCGGAACAAAACGTATCGGGCGTATCAACTGGTTAATGGCAAAATAACTCTCCGGGACACTACCCGGTAGCGGCGTTAAGTCAGGGTATTGACCAGCCCGGATCATCAGACCATTGGAGTAAGGGCTGATTACCACATCTGGGTAGCTTGCCAGCGTGCGGCGTATCCAATATTCTCCACCCAGTCGGTTTACAAATCGTTTGGACAGCAGGGTGATCCAGTTAATGCTTCGTATGGAGTGGGCATAATCATCCAGTGTGGTGTGAACAGTGGAATTGACTTGCAGGGAAGGGTAGCGCAGGGCCAGTTGGTACTCTAGGGGAAAATAATCATGATAATCTCTGGGCAAGACCAGACAGTAACCACAGTCTCCCCAATCAGGTTCGAGCTGTTCACACAGAAAGTCCAGCCATGCCATGAATCGGGTCATGCCCTCTTGTTCCTTTAGATAATCCCAGGGCAATACCAGACTGAGGTAAGAGCTACTGTCGTCACCATCATCTTCATCGGAATCTAGGTAATGCATCAGATAGTGAGGCGCTTCATAGATATTTTTAGCATCACTAATATCCCAAGTAGAAGGCTGATTTTTTCTCTGATTTAGGATGCCCTCTTCCACTTTGGCAATATTTTCCGGTGAATATTTTTTGAGCCCTTCCAGCTCATGACGGTGAAAACGCAGGTGAGTACCAAACTCCTCCCGAAAACGCTGGTAGCAGGCCAGAATGCGTTGTTTTTTCTCCTGAGTGTAACCCTGTTTAAAAAACAGAGTAATAGAGAGACCCAGACGAGAAACAGTCAGTCCATCGCCATTGAGGAAGGTAAACGCGGTCAGTTGTGATCTCAACTGGGCAAAGTAATCTACAGTTTCCATATTTTCTCCGTGAGTGATGAGTCGGTGGATAATCTGTTATTCCCACATACTTGCCGCTTCCCGAATCAGATGCCAGATAGTTGTACCCGTCTCTGCACCTTCAACATCAAAAGACATCGCACCCTGAGCAAAGAAGTACTGCTGGCCAGGCAGGCTGTCGGTTCGCCAGATCCCGCTGACCAGTGCCGGATGGTCACCTTTCAAAGGGGTCACTTGTAGCGGTCCACGGTCATAACGGGCATACCAGGCCAGTGTGGAAATATCATCAAAATGACCTTCACCATAAAAGTGCAGGGAATGGCCTTCACGGGGAATGACTCGTATTGGGCGTATCAGTTGGTTAATAGCAAAATAACTCTCCGGGACACTGCCCGGCAGTGGTGTTAAGTCCGGGTATTGACCGGCCCGGATCATCAGACCATTGGAATAAGGGGTAATCTCCACATCCCGGTAGGGGCGCAGCGTGCGGCGTATCCAATATTCTCCACCCAATCGGTTTACAAATCGTTTGGACAGCAGGGTGATCCAATTAATGCCACGAATGGAGTGTTCATACTGTAATACCGCAGTATGAACCGCAGAATTGACTTGCAGGGAGGGGTAACGTTGCGCTAGCTGGTACTCTAAGGGAAAGTAGTCATGGTAGTCTCTGGGGATGACCAGGCTGTAGCCACAGTCCCCACTGTCCGGTTCGAGTTGTTCACACAGAAACTCCAGCCAGGCCATAAAACGAGCCATGCCCTCTTGTCCTTTTAGGTAATCCCAAG is from Photorhabdus laumondii subsp. laumondii and encodes:
- a CDS encoding DUF3396 domain-containing protein, which produces METVDYFAQLKSQLTAFTFLNGDGLTVSRLGLSITLFFKQGYTLEKKQRILACYQRFREEFGTHLRFHRHELEGLKKYSPENIAKVEEGILNQKKNQLSSWVVSDAKNLYEAPRYLMRYLDSREIDGDDDSSYLSLTLPWDYLKGQEGMARFMAWLEFLCEQLEPDSGDCGYSLVIPRDYHDYFPLEYQLAQRYPSLQVNSAVHTAVLQYEHSIRGINWITLLSKRFVNRLGGEYWIRRTLRPYRDVEITPYSNGLMIRAGQYPDLTPLPGSVPESYFAINQLIRPIRVIPREGHSLHFYGEGHFDDISTLAWYARYDRGPLQVTPLKGDHPALVSGIWRTDSLPGQQYFFAQGAMSFDVEGAETGTTIWHLIREAASMWE